A genome region from Glutamicibacter arilaitensis Re117 includes the following:
- a CDS encoding TOPRIM nucleotidyl transferase/hydrolase domain-containing protein, whose protein sequence is MFVKIGGKGNISRYRKFFEQFDVPIHVIADLDAMSNGFEHLTTTSQVKGFTASSSLW, encoded by the coding sequence ATGTTTGTGAAGATCGGAGGGAAGGGGAACATTAGCCGTTACAGGAAATTCTTCGAACAATTCGACGTACCGATTCACGTCATCGCCGATCTGGACGCGATGTCGAACGGATTCGAGCATCTGACAACAACGTCGCAGGTCAAAGGGTTCACGGCAAGCTCATCACTTTGGTGA
- a CDS encoding type II secretion system F family protein — protein MIILILLCGALAIALAMDPANWKNQAARARHRVIGRGRAQENPIELILDLSASLLDSGMPITQILDLLGNSIEQCAVLRSVARCLEMNMAWDKAWEAVPGWLMPLRKALHFAHATGAPAASLLRNTAILQRREHTQKVARLGAQFGTRLVLPLGACALPAFIALGVVPLIIALFPSFQ, from the coding sequence ATGATCATTCTGATTCTCCTATGCGGTGCACTGGCCATAGCGCTGGCAATGGACCCAGCCAACTGGAAAAACCAGGCAGCCAGAGCACGGCACCGGGTCATCGGCAGGGGACGAGCGCAGGAAAATCCCATCGAACTGATCCTTGATCTCAGCGCGAGTTTGCTGGATTCAGGAATGCCCATTACCCAGATCCTCGATTTGCTGGGCAACAGCATTGAACAGTGCGCGGTACTGCGCAGCGTCGCCCGATGCTTGGAGATGAACATGGCATGGGACAAAGCTTGGGAAGCTGTTCCTGGTTGGCTGATGCCGCTGCGCAAAGCACTGCACTTTGCTCACGCGACCGGCGCGCCCGCAGCAAGCCTGCTGCGCAATACCGCGATATTGCAACGGCGGGAACATACGCAGAAAGTCGCGCGCCTCGGAGCCCAATTCGGCACCCGGCTGGTCTTGCCTTTGGGTGCCTGTGCGTTGCCGGCCTTCATCGCTTTGGGCGTGGTGCCGCTGATCATCGCACTTTTCCCCAGCTTCCAGTAG
- a CDS encoding type II secretion system F family protein, whose protein sequence is MLILICAAFALWLWIPPHAAAANPGALRRIWTHGATKRKDGHSVLNADARVIRELSALLRSGLSFYPAIDALLDAEEEHGKIVGALKELQATHRLNNSAPRGDALDGNQSPAVQRLHWCLELSARSGASLADVLERLAEDLENALVAQQAFDAAMAGPKATIKLLTWLPLVGFGFGMLLGIDVLGTIASSWAAQLSVLIGAVLWIANRIWCQRLMRTTSSQAFS, encoded by the coding sequence ATGCTGATCCTCATTTGCGCTGCCTTCGCGTTATGGCTCTGGATCCCGCCACATGCTGCCGCCGCGAACCCTGGAGCGCTGCGCAGAATCTGGACCCATGGGGCAACAAAACGAAAAGACGGGCACTCGGTGTTGAATGCCGATGCCCGCGTGATCCGAGAGCTCTCAGCATTGCTGCGAAGCGGCCTGAGTTTCTACCCTGCCATCGACGCGTTGCTTGATGCCGAGGAAGAGCACGGAAAAATCGTCGGGGCACTCAAAGAGCTCCAGGCAACCCATCGGCTGAATAACAGCGCGCCTCGTGGCGATGCGCTGGATGGGAACCAAAGCCCTGCGGTGCAACGGCTGCACTGGTGCTTGGAACTATCCGCGCGCTCCGGAGCCAGTCTTGCCGACGTGTTGGAACGGCTGGCTGAGGACCTGGAAAATGCCCTCGTGGCGCAGCAAGCATTCGACGCGGCGATGGCCGGGCCCAAAGCTACGATCAAGTTGCTGACGTGGCTGCCGTTGGTTGGTTTTGGATTCGGGATGTTGCTGGGCATTGACGTCTTGGGAACCATCGCCAGCTCCTGGGCAGCTCAACTGAGCGTGCTCATCGGGGCAGTGCTGTGGATCGCCAATCGAATCTGGTGCCAGCGGCTGATGCGCACAACCTCAAGTCAGGCATTCTCATGA
- a CDS encoding TadA family conjugal transfer-associated ATPase, with the protein MNPGRHSHNTNPSPDGPMLDAKILESVRERALLTGGQLDAIALAGAVHDSGAALGSQGAAQSLESLQHEVAGLSILEPFAQRPEVTDVLVDGQGLVWTDSPAGLEPTDFRFSSAEQVRALAVHLATLAGRRLDSASPFMDMSLKNYRVHAVLPPIATAGPLISIRVKRSSQLELGTVLENSRPFWLPLLRAIVQRQMNFLVTGGTGSGKTTVLQAMLAEADPQHRLVIVEDSQELQVPHPHVVSMQTRTANVESAGRIDLKDLVVQALRMRPDRLVVGECRGEEIRDFLAAMNTGHQGAAGTMHANSPESVPARLAALGALAGWSVQATSLQAASALDLVIHMSRSEHGQRGPVSLGYLSTSGDGQMSMRSLIDLQAPEPLTKTGQRILERRFGSELTGAIARDVAAGNSPEQ; encoded by the coding sequence ATGAATCCGGGCCGGCATAGCCACAACACCAATCCAAGCCCCGATGGGCCGATGCTGGATGCAAAGATTCTTGAATCCGTGCGCGAACGCGCCTTGCTCACCGGAGGCCAGCTCGATGCGATCGCATTGGCAGGCGCGGTGCACGACTCCGGTGCGGCATTGGGATCCCAGGGTGCGGCCCAATCCTTGGAGTCGTTGCAACATGAAGTGGCAGGACTATCCATCCTAGAACCCTTTGCGCAGCGCCCGGAGGTGACAGATGTCCTGGTGGACGGGCAAGGATTGGTTTGGACAGATTCTCCGGCAGGGCTGGAACCGACCGATTTCCGGTTTTCTTCGGCCGAACAGGTCCGGGCGCTCGCCGTGCACTTGGCGACCCTGGCCGGCAGGCGGTTGGATTCAGCGAGTCCATTCATGGATATGAGTTTGAAGAATTATCGGGTCCACGCCGTACTGCCGCCCATTGCCACTGCAGGGCCGTTGATCTCCATCCGCGTCAAGCGAAGCTCACAGCTTGAATTGGGCACCGTGTTGGAGAACTCCCGGCCGTTCTGGCTGCCCTTGCTTCGGGCCATCGTGCAACGGCAGATGAACTTCCTCGTTACTGGTGGAACCGGCAGCGGAAAGACCACCGTCTTGCAAGCCATGCTGGCCGAAGCAGACCCGCAACACCGTTTGGTTATCGTCGAGGATTCGCAAGAATTGCAAGTACCGCACCCGCATGTCGTGTCTATGCAAACCCGTACAGCCAATGTCGAATCAGCTGGCCGGATAGATCTCAAGGACTTGGTGGTCCAGGCCCTGCGCATGCGTCCGGACCGCTTGGTTGTTGGCGAGTGCCGCGGCGAAGAAATACGTGACTTCCTGGCAGCTATGAACACCGGCCACCAAGGCGCCGCAGGCACTATGCACGCCAACAGCCCCGAATCCGTTCCTGCCCGTTTGGCAGCGCTGGGCGCATTAGCAGGGTGGAGCGTGCAGGCAACTTCATTGCAGGCAGCCAGCGCACTGGATCTGGTCATTCACATGAGCAGGTCAGAGCACGGGCAGCGCGGACCGGTGTCGCTTGGCTACCTGAGCACCAGCGGCGATGGACAGATGAGCATGCGAAGCCTGATTGATCTGCAAGCCCCAGAACCATTAACCAAGACCGGCCAACGCATTTTGGAACGCCGATTCGGCTCGGAGCTGACCGGCGCTATTGCGCGGGACGTGGCTGCCGGAAACTCACCGGAGCAATGA
- a CDS encoding bifunctional 3'-5' exonuclease/DNA polymerase encodes MSAIAFLAADPDGYALIDLRDQHSGSLLQPVTPVDAEAFPSVVAGLETQHSPRWVMLRTDPWMRPLIAAGVHLAKAHILCLAQRILHRSPLASKELEDFDLERPVQSFEPANQDALFAAPSSGESLSEIIAMYLSQREALPQDPGPGQRLELLIHAESVGALIACEMEAAGLSWDEAGHRALLREQLGPRVSDYGRPPKLAAKAQQLATALGTPGLNPDSPQELLRALHKAGFAVSSVRAWELEQLNHPLIAEVLEYKKLSRLASTHGDAWLDQWVKNGRFHPHYVLGTVTSGRWAASGGGALQLPHSIRQVVRTREGSTFVVADGRQLEPRILAAISNDQQLQKAGQQDDLYQWLLDAKLVASRNDAKLGMLSVIYGGGGGASGAVGAALTRSFPTAMRFVEQAAATGQQGGGVRSFLGRGCPPADEQWLAGQKATSDEASQRAADSAARARGRFTRNFVVQATAAEWALVWMGHARHLIHQAGWSRICKQVFFVHDEIVFECPTGLAPQLQEVIRHAAMLAGRTLFGQASPRFPVSVAISDNYAEAK; translated from the coding sequence ATGAGTGCCATCGCTTTCCTAGCTGCCGATCCCGATGGCTACGCCCTGATTGATCTTCGGGATCAGCATTCAGGCAGCTTATTGCAGCCGGTCACCCCGGTGGATGCCGAGGCTTTCCCCAGCGTTGTTGCCGGCTTGGAAACACAGCACAGCCCGCGTTGGGTGATGCTCCGTACCGACCCGTGGATGCGCCCGCTCATAGCCGCTGGAGTGCATCTGGCCAAGGCCCATATTCTCTGCCTAGCCCAACGCATCTTGCACCGCAGCCCATTGGCTTCCAAGGAGCTTGAGGATTTCGACCTTGAACGCCCAGTTCAATCCTTTGAACCGGCTAATCAAGATGCGCTCTTCGCAGCCCCGAGTTCCGGCGAATCGCTTTCCGAGATCATCGCCATGTACTTGTCCCAGCGTGAGGCCTTGCCGCAGGATCCCGGCCCCGGCCAGCGTCTTGAGCTGCTGATCCATGCTGAGTCGGTGGGTGCCTTGATCGCTTGCGAGATGGAAGCGGCCGGCCTGTCTTGGGATGAGGCCGGGCATCGGGCCTTGCTGCGCGAACAATTGGGCCCCCGCGTCTCCGATTACGGGCGGCCACCCAAGCTGGCGGCCAAAGCCCAGCAACTGGCAACGGCATTAGGCACTCCGGGACTCAACCCGGATTCTCCGCAAGAGCTGCTGCGCGCCCTGCATAAGGCTGGTTTCGCCGTCAGCTCGGTGCGTGCGTGGGAATTGGAACAGCTCAACCACCCATTGATTGCTGAGGTTCTCGAATATAAGAAGCTTTCGCGTCTGGCCAGCACCCACGGTGATGCGTGGCTGGACCAGTGGGTGAAAAATGGGCGGTTCCATCCGCATTATGTTCTGGGAACTGTCACTTCGGGACGTTGGGCCGCTTCCGGTGGCGGGGCGTTGCAACTGCCCCATTCCATCCGCCAAGTTGTGCGTACCCGCGAAGGTTCCACTTTCGTGGTGGCCGATGGCCGGCAGCTTGAACCGCGTATCCTGGCCGCCATCTCCAATGACCAGCAGCTGCAAAAAGCGGGCCAGCAAGATGACCTGTACCAGTGGCTGTTGGATGCCAAGCTCGTAGCGTCCCGTAACGATGCAAAGCTGGGGATGCTATCGGTGATTTATGGCGGCGGGGGCGGTGCCAGTGGCGCGGTAGGCGCGGCGCTCACCCGCAGTTTTCCCACCGCAATGCGGTTCGTGGAGCAGGCCGCTGCTACCGGACAACAGGGCGGGGGCGTGCGCAGCTTCCTGGGCCGCGGCTGCCCGCCAGCCGATGAGCAGTGGCTGGCGGGGCAGAAAGCTACCAGCGATGAAGCCTCGCAGCGTGCTGCTGACAGTGCGGCCAGGGCCCGTGGCCGGTTCACCAGGAACTTCGTAGTTCAAGCGACTGCAGCAGAGTGGGCGCTAGTATGGATGGGCCACGCGCGGCATCTGATCCACCAAGCCGGGTGGAGCCGCATCTGCAAGCAGGTGTTCTTTGTCCATGACGAGATTGTTTTCGAATGCCCTACCGGACTTGCCCCGCAGTTGCAGGAAGTGATCCGGCACGCGGCCATGCTCGCCGGGCGCACCCTCTTTGGACAGGCTTCTCCGCGCTTCCCGGTCAGCGTGGCCATTAGCGACAACTATGCAGAGGCCAAATAA
- a CDS encoding NUDIX hydrolase has protein sequence MSARLELEKVIARHESQVGASQKLPNEWVMSQMELSAARRAAVLILFGGAGQKTLQPDSGVEDLDLLFVERAATLRKHAGQVAFPGGGIDQEDSSVADAALREAWEETGVQTSGIEVLGNLGETELPVSNFLVTPVLGWWHTESEVYPADPAESAGVFRAPVAHLLDPKNRLTAVVHRSNQKFKSPAFEFEDRIIWGFTAIVLERLFNELGWTRPWSNRRELRMA, from the coding sequence ATGAGCGCACGCTTGGAATTGGAAAAAGTCATTGCCCGCCATGAATCGCAGGTGGGGGCCAGCCAGAAGCTGCCCAATGAATGGGTTATGAGCCAGATGGAGCTCAGCGCCGCACGGCGAGCCGCGGTGCTGATCCTCTTCGGCGGTGCCGGGCAGAAAACTTTGCAACCGGACTCAGGGGTTGAAGACCTGGACCTGTTGTTCGTGGAACGCGCGGCCACGCTGCGCAAGCACGCCGGACAGGTTGCCTTCCCCGGCGGGGGAATCGACCAAGAAGATTCCAGCGTCGCGGATGCGGCCTTGCGCGAAGCGTGGGAGGAAACCGGGGTCCAGACCTCGGGTATCGAGGTCTTGGGCAACCTGGGCGAAACCGAATTGCCGGTCTCGAACTTCCTAGTCACCCCGGTGCTGGGCTGGTGGCACACCGAATCCGAAGTGTATCCGGCAGACCCTGCCGAAAGCGCCGGGGTGTTCCGCGCCCCGGTAGCCCACCTGCTGGACCCGAAAAATCGGCTGACCGCTGTGGTGCACCGGTCGAACCAGAAATTCAAATCCCCGGCCTTTGAATTCGAAGACCGGATCATCTGGGGTTTCACCGCCATCGTGCTGGAGCGTTTGTTCAACGAACTGGGTTGGACCCGGCCGTGGAGCAACCGACGCGAACTGCGCATGGCCTGA
- the nth gene encoding endonuclease III has protein sequence MKNETELGLKRRARKINRELAQAYPYAVPELDFGNPFELLVATVLSAQTTDVRVNAITPALFARFPDALAMSQAERSELEELIRPTGFFRAKTESLLGLSAALVDRFDGQVPNKLEELVKLPGVGRKTANVVLGNAFGVPGITVDTHFGRLANRFGWTDETDPVKVEHAVGELFEKHDWTMLSHRVVFHGRRVCHSRKPACGACEIAKLCPSYGIGEEIPAKAKALLKYELAPGREELLAKMIAGATRRELRAEGYGLDA, from the coding sequence TTGAAAAACGAAACTGAGCTGGGACTGAAGCGCCGAGCACGCAAAATCAACCGGGAATTGGCCCAGGCCTATCCCTACGCGGTGCCCGAACTGGACTTTGGGAATCCCTTTGAACTGCTGGTGGCTACCGTGCTCTCTGCGCAGACTACCGATGTGCGGGTCAACGCCATCACCCCAGCGCTTTTCGCCCGCTTCCCTGATGCCCTGGCCATGAGCCAGGCTGAGCGCAGCGAACTAGAAGAGCTGATCCGCCCAACCGGTTTCTTCCGCGCCAAAACCGAGTCCCTGCTCGGGCTATCTGCCGCCCTGGTTGACCGCTTCGACGGGCAGGTGCCCAACAAGCTCGAAGAGCTGGTGAAACTTCCCGGGGTAGGGCGCAAGACCGCCAATGTGGTTCTGGGCAACGCCTTTGGGGTTCCGGGGATCACCGTTGATACGCACTTCGGTCGTCTGGCCAATCGCTTCGGATGGACCGATGAAACTGATCCGGTCAAGGTCGAGCACGCGGTGGGCGAACTTTTTGAAAAGCACGACTGGACGATGCTCAGCCACCGGGTGGTATTCCATGGACGGCGCGTATGCCACTCGCGCAAACCAGCCTGCGGGGCCTGTGAGATTGCCAAGCTCTGCCCGTCTTACGGCATCGGCGAGGAAATACCAGCCAAGGCCAAAGCGTTGCTCAAGTATGAGCTCGCACCAGGGCGGGAGGAACTGCTGGCGAAAATGATCGCCGGTGCCACCCGCCGCGAGCTGCGAGCCGAAGGATATGGACTAGACGCATGA
- the acs gene encoding acetate--CoA ligase: MRKDANTVSDSKTLDNLSTETRSFAPSKNFSDQAIATQARYDAANADRLGYWADQARQVLTWDTDFTETLDWSQAPVAKWFVGGKLNAAYNALDRHVENGLGDRVAIYFEGEPGDTRTYTYAQLTEEVKKAANAFESLGVAKGDRVAVYLPMIPEAVITMLACARIGAIHSVVFGGFSADALRSRIDDADAKLVVTADGTWRRGKPSPLKPAVDEALSAPGHTVQNVLVVKRNGEPTEFGSLDKWWDDVVGAASTEHTAVAHDSEHPLFVLYTSGTTGKPKGIVHTTGGFLTQGAVTHRDTFDLHPETDVFWCTADIGWVTGHSYVTYAPLINGATQVIYEGTPDTPHQGRWWELVEKYGVTILYTAPTAIRTFMKWGREIPDGYDLSSLRVLGSVGEPINPEAWMWYRDVIGTNNGKNGERKEHPTPIVDTWWQTETGAHMIAPLPGVTATKPGSAQVAVPGIAIDVVDEAGESVANGQGGFLVIREPWPAMLRGIWGDMDRYKETYWSRYENMYFAGDGAKKDADGDIWLLGRVDDVMNVSGHRLSTTEIESSLVAHPYVAEAAVVGAKDDTTGEAVVAFVILQTVPAEGEDVVATLRNHVGKDIGPIAKPKHVLVVPELPKTRSGKIMRRLLKDVAEGREVGDATTLSDSTVMSQIAQSMGK, from the coding sequence ATGCGGAAGGACGCGAACACAGTGAGTGATTCGAAAACCCTGGACAACCTGTCGACCGAAACCCGTTCATTTGCTCCAAGCAAGAACTTCAGCGACCAAGCCATCGCCACCCAGGCTCGCTACGACGCGGCCAATGCCGATCGCTTGGGCTACTGGGCGGACCAAGCACGCCAGGTACTGACTTGGGACACCGACTTCACCGAAACCTTGGACTGGTCGCAAGCACCGGTAGCCAAGTGGTTTGTCGGCGGAAAGCTCAACGCGGCTTACAACGCGCTGGACCGCCACGTGGAGAATGGCCTGGGCGACCGGGTTGCCATCTACTTCGAGGGCGAGCCGGGCGATACCCGCACCTACACCTATGCGCAGCTGACCGAAGAGGTCAAGAAGGCCGCCAACGCTTTCGAGTCCCTGGGCGTAGCCAAGGGCGACCGCGTGGCTGTCTACCTGCCGATGATCCCCGAGGCGGTCATTACCATGCTGGCCTGCGCCCGCATCGGCGCCATCCACTCGGTAGTCTTCGGCGGCTTCTCCGCCGACGCACTGCGCAGCCGCATCGATGACGCGGATGCCAAGCTCGTGGTCACCGCCGATGGCACCTGGCGCCGTGGCAAGCCATCGCCGCTGAAGCCAGCGGTCGACGAGGCCCTGTCCGCACCGGGACACACCGTGCAGAACGTGCTGGTGGTCAAGCGCAATGGCGAACCAACCGAATTCGGATCGCTCGATAAGTGGTGGGATGACGTGGTGGGCGCGGCCTCCACCGAGCACACCGCAGTCGCCCACGACTCCGAGCACCCGTTGTTCGTGCTCTACACCTCGGGCACCACCGGCAAGCCAAAGGGCATCGTGCACACCACCGGCGGCTTCCTGACCCAGGGCGCAGTCACCCACCGCGACACCTTCGACCTGCACCCTGAAACCGATGTCTTCTGGTGCACCGCTGACATCGGCTGGGTCACCGGCCACTCCTATGTCACCTACGCCCCGCTGATCAACGGCGCTACCCAGGTGATCTATGAAGGCACCCCGGACACCCCGCACCAGGGCCGCTGGTGGGAACTGGTGGAGAAGTACGGCGTGACCATCTTGTACACCGCACCCACCGCGATCCGCACCTTCATGAAGTGGGGACGGGAGATCCCGGATGGCTATGACCTCTCCTCGCTGCGCGTGCTCGGCTCGGTAGGCGAACCGATCAACCCTGAAGCGTGGATGTGGTACCGCGATGTCATCGGCACCAACAACGGCAAGAACGGCGAACGCAAGGAACACCCGACCCCGATCGTGGACACCTGGTGGCAGACCGAAACCGGCGCGCACATGATCGCACCGCTTCCAGGAGTCACCGCCACCAAGCCGGGTTCGGCCCAGGTAGCAGTTCCGGGCATCGCCATCGACGTGGTGGATGAAGCCGGCGAGTCCGTGGCCAACGGCCAAGGCGGCTTCCTGGTCATCCGCGAGCCATGGCCAGCAATGCTGCGTGGCATCTGGGGCGACATGGACCGCTACAAGGAGACTTACTGGTCCCGCTACGAAAACATGTACTTCGCTGGCGACGGCGCCAAGAAGGATGCTGACGGCGACATCTGGCTGCTGGGCCGCGTGGATGACGTGATGAACGTATCCGGGCACCGCCTGTCCACCACCGAAATCGAATCCTCGCTGGTAGCCCACCCGTACGTGGCGGAAGCCGCAGTGGTTGGTGCCAAGGACGACACGACCGGCGAAGCCGTCGTAGCGTTCGTGATCCTGCAGACCGTGCCAGCCGAGGGCGAAGACGTTGTGGCTACCCTGCGCAACCACGTAGGCAAGGATATTGGCCCAATCGCCAAGCCGAAGCACGTGCTAGTGGTCCCAGAGCTGCCTAAGACCCGTTCGGGCAAGATCATGCGCCGCCTGCTCAAGGATGTCGCCGAAGGCCGCGAGGTCGGCGATGCCACCACGCTCTCGGACTCGACAGTGATGAGCCAGATCGCGCAGTCCATGGGCAAGTAG
- the aroQ gene encoding type II 3-dehydroquinate dehydratase, whose product MTENASHTILLLNGPNLNLLGTREPEIYGHNTLADVEQLCRETAASLGFELRAVQSNHEGVLIDAIHEARTTAAGIVMNPGAFTHTSVALADAISGVQLPTIEVHISNVHQREAFRHHSFISPVASSIIVGAGVNGYKLAVQQLAHLLGR is encoded by the coding sequence ATGACTGAGAATGCATCGCACACCATCTTGCTGCTCAATGGCCCCAACCTGAATCTGCTGGGCACCCGCGAGCCGGAGATCTACGGCCACAACACGCTGGCCGATGTAGAACAGCTCTGCCGCGAAACCGCAGCTTCGCTGGGATTTGAATTGCGTGCCGTGCAGTCCAACCACGAGGGCGTGCTGATTGATGCGATTCATGAGGCCCGCACTACCGCGGCTGGAATCGTCATGAACCCGGGGGCCTTCACCCACACCTCGGTGGCTCTGGCCGATGCGATCAGCGGGGTTCAGCTGCCCACCATCGAGGTGCACATTTCCAATGTGCACCAGCGCGAGGCCTTCCGCCACCATTCCTTCATCTCACCGGTTGCCAGCTCGATTATTGTCGGTGCGGGCGTAAACGGCTACAAGCTGGCAGTCCAGCAGCTGGCCCATTTGCTGGGCCGGTAG
- a CDS encoding MarP family serine protease, which translates to MLGIFSWLDVVICAVLLMFFIIGVRRGFLLTIGDMLGLIVGGVAAFFAIPLVSTFATNPWWRVGLMVATASVLIILGQALGRVIATRIRHWMNVDFLRAADRLAGGVLSVFITATIIGGLAFSTSSMGIPRLSLEISKSKMIDSIRGLTPEFVDAAISAARSKVIAETLPAFLEPFAPPVQAPENTEWAATDLQLAAAQSAAKVSGTAVQCGVNLTGSGFVVDHELVMTNAHVVAGLSAATVEVGGDEVHRGKVVYFDPQADIALLYVEGLQSEPIPLADEELMRGDAATFVGHPAGGPQQIRGAMVASRAFVSVADIYGDDPSRISVYQLTAEVAQGNSGGPLLDDSGDAVGMIFAKSRSDDEVGFALSLEEIEKALEIGADRRSSIKTGDCISG; encoded by the coding sequence GTGCTCGGAATTTTCAGCTGGCTCGACGTAGTCATCTGCGCTGTTTTGCTGATGTTTTTCATCATTGGAGTTCGTCGAGGCTTCCTGCTGACCATCGGCGACATGCTCGGCTTGATCGTTGGCGGTGTCGCCGCGTTCTTTGCCATCCCGCTGGTCTCCACCTTCGCCACGAACCCCTGGTGGCGCGTGGGCCTGATGGTCGCCACAGCCTCGGTGCTGATCATTCTCGGCCAAGCGTTGGGACGAGTGATCGCCACCCGGATCAGGCACTGGATGAACGTCGATTTCCTGCGCGCCGCAGACCGCTTGGCCGGCGGCGTGCTTTCGGTGTTCATTACCGCCACAATCATCGGTGGCTTGGCCTTTTCCACTTCCAGCATGGGTATTCCAAGGCTCTCGCTGGAGATCAGCAAGTCAAAGATGATCGACTCAATTCGTGGTCTGACACCGGAGTTTGTCGATGCCGCAATTTCCGCGGCTCGCTCCAAGGTCATCGCCGAAACGCTTCCCGCATTCCTGGAGCCTTTCGCGCCTCCTGTCCAAGCCCCGGAGAATACTGAATGGGCCGCCACCGACCTGCAGCTGGCAGCAGCACAATCGGCTGCCAAGGTCTCGGGCACCGCGGTGCAATGCGGTGTGAACCTCACCGGTTCTGGCTTCGTTGTGGACCACGAGCTGGTCATGACCAATGCACATGTGGTTGCCGGATTGAGCGCTGCTACCGTGGAGGTTGGCGGTGACGAAGTTCACCGCGGAAAAGTTGTTTACTTCGATCCGCAGGCCGACATCGCGCTGCTTTATGTCGAAGGACTGCAAAGCGAACCGATCCCGCTGGCTGACGAAGAGCTCATGCGTGGAGACGCAGCAACATTTGTCGGGCACCCTGCTGGCGGCCCGCAACAGATCCGTGGGGCCATGGTTGCTTCCCGCGCCTTTGTCTCCGTTGCCGATATCTATGGTGACGATCCTTCACGGATCTCCGTGTACCAGCTCACCGCAGAAGTTGCCCAGGGCAATTCCGGCGGGCCGCTGCTTGATGATTCAGGCGACGCCGTGGGAATGATCTTCGCCAAGTCGCGCAGCGACGACGAGGTGGGCTTCGCGCTGAGCCTGGAAGAAATCGAAAAGGCCCTGGAAATCGGCGCAGATCGACGCTCCAGCATCAAGACCGGGGACTGCATCTCCGGCTAA
- a CDS encoding Crp/Fnr family transcriptional regulator produces MDIEVLRRAPLFASLGDEVFAALTEELTEVDLSRGASVFREGDQGDRLYFIVSGKIKLGRTSSDGRENLIAVLGPGELFGEMALFDPHPRNATATAVSETRLAGLSHDNMRKAILNSPEVSIQLLQALAARLRRTNESLADLVFSDVPGRVAKALLDLADRFGRPATDGILVAHELTQEELAQLVGASRETVNKALAEFVQRGWLRLEARAVVILDIQRLRQRSR; encoded by the coding sequence ATGGATATCGAGGTACTGCGTCGCGCGCCACTGTTTGCGTCGCTTGGTGATGAAGTTTTCGCCGCGCTAACCGAAGAATTGACCGAGGTTGATCTGTCCCGCGGTGCGTCGGTGTTCCGTGAAGGCGATCAGGGTGACCGTTTGTACTTCATCGTTTCTGGCAAGATCAAGCTGGGTCGCACCTCTTCGGATGGCCGAGAAAACTTGATTGCTGTTCTTGGCCCAGGCGAACTGTTTGGCGAGATGGCACTGTTCGATCCACACCCACGTAACGCAACTGCTACTGCCGTGTCTGAAACCCGTTTGGCGGGTCTGAGCCACGACAACATGCGCAAGGCTATCTTGAACTCCCCTGAGGTCTCGATCCAGCTGTTGCAGGCTCTGGCTGCACGTCTGCGTCGAACCAACGAGTCCTTGGCCGACTTGGTTTTCTCCGACGTTCCTGGCCGTGTTGCCAAGGCACTGTTGGATCTGGCTGACCGCTTCGGCCGCCCGGCTACCGATGGCATCCTGGTTGCTCACGAGCTGACCCAGGAAGAATTGGCTCAGCTGGTTGGTGCTTCCCGCGAAACCGTGAACAAGGCCCTGGCCGAGTTCGTGCAGCGCGGTTGGCTGCGTCTGGAAGCACGCGCCGTCGTGATTCTGGACATCCAGCGTTTGCGCCAGCGCTCGCGCTAA